Proteins encoded within one genomic window of Culex pipiens pallens isolate TS unplaced genomic scaffold, TS_CPP_V2 Cpp_Un0214, whole genome shotgun sequence:
- the LOC120432096 gene encoding carboxypeptidase B-like translates to MIPHLLLIVLHVISLGTISSACTRAVLYSVTPSSDEQVGYLRMLEKTNEAMDFWVLTSWTGEEAHVLVPESEDARFKSDLKQRGIIPTVRNSNITTCGNSNNNSSTRSERNAAYSSKPGTLDFTSRYLNHADINRYIDYLGKKYPDLVTVTTIGHSYERRPMRTVTISSGKPSKTMIIDAGIHGREWIAPATALYLMSQLVQNSNRHRELLANITWIILPLVNPDGYEYSLNSNKFWRKTRRPAKRCVGTDANRNFSFHWGEKGASRQECSQTFAGPKPFSEPETQALRNLLLAKGNITSFYLTLHSYGRFLLYPWGHKKDLPRKWRLLDAVARAGAVAMKRNHNVSYRVGGAAKLLYEASGGSDDFALAVARIPLSITMELPAGGSGESGFHPAESQISRLVEEAFTGIRAMALKMVQMDV, encoded by the exons ATGATTCCGCATTTATTGCTAATAGTGCTGCACGTTATCAGCCTCGGAACGATCTCCAGTGCTTGCACGAG GGCAGTGCTGTACAGTGTCACGCCGAGTTCCGACGAGCAGGTCGGCTATCTGCGGATGCTGGAGAAGACGAACGAGGCGATGGACTTTTGGGTGCTCACGAGTTGGACCG GCGAGGAGGCGCACGTGCTCGTACCGGAAAGTGAGGACGCTAGATTCAAATCTGATCTAAAACAACGTGGAATAATACCAACCGTTCGCAACTCCAACATTACAACCTgcggcaacagcaacaacaacagcagcacaCGATCTGAACGCAACGCTGCATACAGCTCAAAACCTGGAACGCTAGATTTTACCAGTCGATATTTGAACCATGCGGATATCAACAGGTACATCGATTATTTGGGCAAGAAATATCCAGATTTAGTTACGGTGACCACTATTGGTCACTCGTACGAGAGGCGACCCATGCGAACGGTCACGATATCATCCGGAAAGCCCTCCAAAACAATGATCATCGACGCCGGAATCCACGGTCGAGAGTGGATTGCCCCAGCCACCGCCCTGTACCTGATGAGTCAACTGGTGCAGAACTCCAACCGACACCGAGAACTGCTCGCGAACATCACCTGGATCATCCTCCCACTGGTCAACCCCGACGGCTACGAATACTCActaaattccaacaaattctGGCGCAAAACGCGTCGCCCCGCGAAACGCTGCGTCGGAACCGACGCCAACCGTAACTTCAGCTTTCACTGGGGTGAAAAGGGCGCCTCCCGCCAGGAATGCTCCCAAACCTTCGCCGGCCCAAAGCCCTTCTCCGAGCCGGAAACCCAAGCCCTCCGAAATCTCCTCCTCGCCAAAGGCAACATAACCTCGTTCTACCTAACCCTCCACTCCTACGGCCGCTTCCTGCTCTACCCGTGGGGCCACAAGAAGGACCTCCCCCGTAAGTGGCGCCTCCTGGACGCCGTAGCCCGGGCCGGAGCCGTGGCCATGAAGCGGAACCACAACGTCAGCTACCGCGTCGGAGGGGCGGCCAAACTGCTGTACGAGGCGTCCGGTGGAAGCGATGACTTCGCGCTGGCCGTTGCCCGGATTCCCCTCTCGATCACGATGGAACTTCCCGCCGGCGGCAGTGGTGAGAGCGGGTTTCACCCGGCGGAGTCGCAGATAAGCCGGCTCGTCGAGGAAGCATTCACCGGCATTCGGGCGATGGCACTCAAGATGGTGCAGATGGACGTTTGA